The Tistrella mobilis genome window below encodes:
- a CDS encoding cysteine desulfurase family protein, protein MSDDTDCPAAPIYLDNQATTPMDPRVLEAMMPYLTTQFGNPHSATHRWGWDAEAAVVKARRQVATLIGADQGEIVFTSGATESNNLAIKGAALAAVAAGNPRRHLVVSAIEHRCVLAAAERMAAAHGFEVTVVPPGPDGIVRADAVAAVLRDDTLLVSVMAVNNEIGTVQPVAEIAARAHERGALVHTDAAQAAGRIPLDLRRAPVDMLSLSGHKIYGPKGVGALFVRRGIEDRIQPLFDGGRQERGLRAGTLPTPLVVGLGEAARLARQEGPEETQRIGRLHLRLLEGLSAAGLRPEINGAAFTGTDAPGHTPRVPHNLNLSLPGTEADRIIRALPDIAMSAGSACSSAAVEPSYVLRALKLADARVTAALRLGLGRFTTEAEVDRAVAMLAKAAGGRS, encoded by the coding sequence ATGAGCGACGATACCGACTGTCCGGCGGCGCCGATCTATCTGGACAATCAGGCGACCACGCCCATGGACCCGCGGGTGCTTGAGGCGATGATGCCCTATCTCACCACCCAGTTCGGCAACCCCCATTCCGCCACCCATCGCTGGGGCTGGGACGCGGAAGCCGCGGTGGTGAAGGCGCGCCGGCAGGTCGCAACCCTGATCGGCGCCGATCAGGGCGAGATCGTCTTCACCTCGGGGGCCACCGAATCCAACAACCTCGCCATCAAGGGGGCGGCGCTGGCGGCGGTTGCGGCCGGCAATCCGCGCCGGCATCTGGTGGTGAGCGCGATCGAGCATCGCTGCGTGCTGGCGGCGGCCGAGCGCATGGCCGCAGCCCATGGCTTCGAGGTGACCGTGGTGCCGCCCGGCCCCGACGGCATCGTGCGGGCCGATGCGGTCGCGGCGGTGCTGCGCGACGACACGCTGCTGGTCTCGGTGATGGCGGTGAACAACGAGATCGGCACCGTCCAGCCGGTCGCCGAAATCGCCGCCCGCGCCCATGAGCGGGGCGCCCTGGTCCATACCGACGCCGCCCAGGCGGCCGGGCGGATCCCGCTCGACCTGCGCCGTGCCCCCGTCGACATGCTCAGCCTGTCGGGCCACAAGATCTACGGACCCAAGGGCGTGGGCGCATTGTTCGTGCGCCGGGGGATCGAAGACCGCATCCAGCCGCTCTTCGACGGCGGCCGCCAGGAACGCGGCCTGCGGGCCGGCACCCTGCCGACCCCTCTGGTCGTCGGCCTGGGCGAGGCGGCCCGTCTGGCGCGTCAGGAAGGGCCCGAAGAAACGCAGCGCATCGGCCGGCTGCATCTGCGTCTGCTGGAAGGGTTGAGTGCTGCCGGGCTCAGGCCCGAGATCAACGGTGCCGCCTTCACCGGCACCGATGCCCCCGGCCATACCCCGCGGGTGCCGCACAATCTGAACCTGTCGCTGCCCGGCACGGAAGCCGACCGGATCATCCGGGCGCTGCCCGACATCGCCATGTCGGCCGGCTCGGCCTGTTCCTCGGCGGCGGTGGAGCCGTCCTACGTGCTCCGGGCGCTGAAACTCGCCGATGCGCGGGTGACGGCGGCGCTGCGCCTGGGCCTCGGCCGCTTCACCACCGAGGCGGAGGTCGACCGGGCGGTGGCCATGCTCGCGAAGGCCGCCGGTGGCCGGAGTTGA
- a CDS encoding DUF5397 domain-containing protein, translated as MHATVAPPFVPVGKIKCFGPFGPKYEVGHVLRQLDDGDWMVEVTMVETGETAEYRLTHLSDDPEAS; from the coding sequence ATGCATGCTACCGTTGCTCCCCCATTCGTTCCGGTCGGGAAGATCAAATGCTTCGGGCCTTTCGGGCCGAAATACGAGGTCGGCCATGTTCTTCGTCAGTTGGACGATGGCGATTGGATGGTCGAAGTCACAATGGTCGAGACTGGCGAGACGGCCGAGTACCGCTTGACGCACCTGTCGGATGATCCTGAGGCAAGCTGA
- a CDS encoding type II toxin-antitoxin system HipA family toxin, whose product MSDLAVLDVRLHGRRIGSLTRLGGDRTIFAFDQDYVADPARPTLSLSFKDAFGSLITNIPPTQRRLPPFFANLLPEGVLRDYLARRAGVHPDREFFLLRALGQDLAGAVSIVPADPDAGQPWTGQAEDAAGCRDPAGVLRFSLAGVQLKFSAVHRAGKNGGLAIPARGIGGEWIVKLPSTRFEGVPENEFAMMSLARDLGIDVPEIRLVDLDGIDGLPQDLGRIRGQGFAIRRFDRTAAGAVHIEDFAQIFGVYPETKYKSASLRNILQVLATESDVEVAADFVRRLVFSVLIGNADMHLKNWSVIYADKRTARLAPAYDMLSTIPYMPDENVALKFARVKRFDAFTWEELDRMAEKAGLPSHQLQQIARETVGRFLDLWQAEKSHLPVASHVVSAIDRHLTGLAIVRAG is encoded by the coding sequence ATGTCTGATCTGGCGGTCCTCGACGTCCGGCTGCACGGGCGCCGTATCGGCTCCCTCACCCGGCTGGGCGGGGATCGCACGATCTTCGCTTTCGATCAGGACTATGTCGCAGATCCGGCACGGCCGACGCTGAGCCTGTCCTTCAAGGATGCGTTCGGCAGCCTGATCACCAACATACCGCCGACGCAGCGGCGGCTGCCGCCGTTCTTCGCAAATCTTCTGCCGGAAGGTGTGCTGCGTGACTATCTGGCCCGCCGCGCCGGTGTGCATCCGGATCGGGAATTTTTCCTGCTCCGGGCTTTGGGGCAGGATCTTGCCGGTGCGGTATCGATTGTGCCGGCCGACCCCGATGCCGGGCAGCCATGGACAGGGCAGGCGGAAGATGCCGCGGGCTGCCGGGATCCGGCCGGGGTGTTGCGCTTCTCGCTGGCGGGGGTTCAGCTGAAATTTTCTGCGGTGCATCGGGCCGGGAAGAATGGCGGCCTGGCCATCCCGGCCCGGGGGATCGGCGGGGAATGGATCGTCAAACTGCCGTCGACCCGCTTCGAAGGCGTGCCGGAGAATGAGTTTGCGATGATGTCTCTGGCACGTGATCTCGGGATCGACGTGCCGGAAATCAGGCTCGTCGATCTGGATGGGATCGATGGCCTGCCGCAGGACCTCGGTCGGATCCGGGGGCAGGGCTTCGCCATCCGTCGCTTCGATCGCACGGCCGCCGGGGCCGTGCATATCGAGGACTTCGCCCAGATTTTCGGTGTGTACCCCGAGACGAAGTACAAATCGGCCAGCCTGCGAAACATCCTTCAGGTTCTGGCGACCGAGAGCGACGTCGAGGTGGCGGCTGATTTTGTCAGGCGGCTCGTCTTCAGTGTCCTGATCGGAAATGCGGACATGCACCTGAAGAACTGGTCCGTCATATACGCGGACAAAAGAACCGCCCGACTGGCCCCCGCCTACGATATGCTGTCCACCATCCCGTATATGCCGGACGAAAATGTTGCTCTGAAATTTGCCCGGGTGAAGCGCTTCGACGCCTTCACCTGGGAAGAACTCGACAGAATGGCGGAAAAGGCGGGGCTGCCGTCACACCAGCTCCAGCAGATCGCGCGGGAGACGGTCGGGCGTTTCCTGGATCTCTGGCAGGCGGAAAAGTCTCATCTGCCGGTCGCGAGCCATGTGGTGTCTGCCATCGACAGACACCTCACAGGGCTTGCGATCGTCCGTGCCGGTTGA
- a CDS encoding TRAP transporter large permease: protein MDLTIGVLGFVAVLVLGILRVPVAVAMAVVGLAGGAALGGLDGILYLSGTLPYDAVSPYGLSVVPLFVMMGVFAGRAGLSRALYDVADLLVGRFRGGLAMATIGASAGFGAICGSSLATCATIGKVALPEMRRHGYPDDLAAGAVAAGGTLGVLIPPSVIIVLYALITEQSIGALFAAALIPGLIATLYYMIAARISARRLPRRGERGGETGERRRGGGLRLLAIADIVVLFGLVIGGIYAGLFSPTEAAAIGAGGAALLAWMRGGLKGGELRGAMVETALTSGMIFLILIGAALFNYFVETSGLPQALVGAIAAAGLGQLEVIILLVVFYLVLGCFMDSMSMVLLTVPAVFPLIEANGIDPIWFGILLVTVVELGLITPPIGMNLFVLKGIDARLDLGVVIRGVLPFIGADVVRVVTLIALPQVVLFLPHLLGF from the coding sequence ATGGACCTGACGATCGGCGTGCTCGGCTTCGTGGCCGTGCTCGTGCTGGGCATCCTGCGCGTGCCCGTGGCCGTGGCGATGGCCGTGGTGGGCCTTGCCGGCGGTGCGGCTTTGGGCGGGCTCGACGGCATTCTCTATCTCTCGGGCACCCTGCCCTATGACGCCGTCTCGCCCTACGGCCTGTCGGTGGTGCCGCTCTTCGTGATGATGGGCGTGTTCGCCGGCCGGGCCGGGCTGTCGCGGGCGCTTTACGACGTGGCGGATCTTCTGGTCGGCCGTTTCCGCGGCGGCCTCGCCATGGCCACGATCGGCGCCAGCGCCGGCTTCGGCGCGATCTGCGGATCCAGCCTCGCCACCTGTGCGACCATCGGCAAGGTCGCCCTGCCCGAAATGCGCCGCCACGGCTATCCCGACGATCTGGCGGCGGGCGCGGTTGCGGCCGGCGGCACGCTGGGCGTGCTGATCCCGCCCTCGGTGATCATCGTGCTCTATGCGCTGATCACCGAACAGTCGATCGGCGCGCTGTTCGCCGCCGCCCTGATCCCCGGGCTGATCGCCACCCTCTATTACATGATCGCCGCCCGGATCTCGGCCCGCCGGCTGCCGCGGCGCGGAGAGCGGGGCGGCGAGACCGGCGAGCGCAGGCGCGGCGGGGGCCTCCGCCTGCTCGCCATCGCCGATATCGTGGTGCTGTTCGGTCTGGTGATCGGCGGCATCTATGCCGGCCTGTTCTCGCCCACCGAAGCGGCCGCGATCGGCGCCGGCGGTGCCGCCCTGCTCGCCTGGATGCGCGGCGGGCTGAAGGGTGGCGAACTGCGCGGCGCGATGGTGGAGACCGCACTCACCTCGGGCATGATCTTCCTGATCCTGATCGGGGCGGCGCTGTTCAATTACTTCGTCGAGACCTCGGGCCTGCCCCAGGCGCTGGTGGGCGCGATCGCCGCCGCGGGGCTCGGCCAGCTGGAAGTCATCATCCTGCTGGTGGTGTTCTATCTGGTGCTCGGCTGCTTCATGGACAGCATGTCGATGGTGCTGCTGACGGTGCCCGCGGTCTTCCCGCTGATCGAGGCCAACGGCATCGATCCGATCTGGTTCGGCATTCTGCTGGTGACCGTGGTCGAACTCGGGCTGATCACGCCGCCGATCGGCATGAATCTGTTCGTGCTGAAGGGCATCGATGCCCGTCTCGATCTTGGTGTGGTGATCCGGGGCGTGCTGCCCTTCATCGGCGCCGATGTGGTGCGGGTGGTGACGCTGATCGCCCTGCCCCAGGTCGTGCTGTTCCTGCCCCATCTGCTCGGCTTCTGA
- a CDS encoding helix-turn-helix domain-containing protein, which yields MYEIPDIAKELKAARRGKGLTQRALGSLTGLPQSHISKIETGTVDLQLSSLIELARVLDLEPVLVPRKALPAVLAVIASLTSGQAEPRPVYQLDEDKDDV from the coding sequence ATGTACGAGATTCCCGACATTGCTAAGGAGCTGAAGGCCGCGCGGCGGGGCAAGGGCCTGACGCAGCGGGCCCTCGGTTCGCTGACCGGCCTGCCCCAGAGTCACATCTCGAAGATTGAGACGGGCACCGTCGATCTGCAGCTCTCCAGCCTGATCGAACTGGCCCGGGTGCTCGATCTGGAACCCGTGCTCGTGCCGCGCAAGGCATTACCGGCCGTTCTTGCCGTCATCGCATCCCTGACATCCGGCCAGGCGGAACCTCGCCCCGTCTATCAGCTCGATGAGGACAAGGACGATGTCTGA
- a CDS encoding alpha/beta hydrolase — translation MPEVIINGPEGRLEGRYHHGTAKNAPIALILHPHPQHGGTMNNKVAYTLFQTFKARGFSVLRFNFRGVGRSQGSFDNGQGELSDAASALDWMQNYNPNATGCWIAGFSFGAWIAMQLLMRRPEIDGFISVAPPANMYDFTFLAPCPSSGLIIHGDRDDIVSPDSVTKLATKLNSQKGITIEHKVVPGADHFFGQQLETVAALSDDYLTRAGL, via the coding sequence ATGCCCGAAGTGATCATCAACGGACCCGAAGGACGCCTTGAAGGCCGGTATCACCACGGGACGGCGAAAAACGCGCCGATCGCGCTGATCCTGCATCCGCATCCGCAGCATGGCGGCACGATGAACAACAAGGTGGCCTACACCTTGTTTCAGACGTTCAAGGCGCGCGGCTTCTCGGTGCTCCGCTTCAACTTCCGCGGTGTCGGCCGGTCCCAGGGCAGTTTCGACAACGGCCAGGGCGAGCTGTCGGATGCCGCATCGGCGCTCGACTGGATGCAGAACTACAACCCGAACGCCACCGGCTGCTGGATCGCCGGCTTCTCGTTCGGCGCCTGGATCGCCATGCAGCTGCTGATGCGCCGGCCCGAGATCGACGGCTTCATCTCGGTCGCGCCCCCGGCGAATATGTACGACTTCACCTTCCTCGCCCCCTGCCCGTCTTCGGGCCTGATCATCCATGGCGACCGCGACGACATCGTCTCGCCCGATTCGGTCACCAAGCTGGCGACGAAGCTGAACAGCCAGAAGGGCATCACCATCGAGCACAAGGTGGTGCCGGGCGCCGACCATTTCTTCGGCCAGCAGCTGGAAACGGTGGCGGCGCTCAGCGACGATTATCTGACCCGCGCGGGGCTTTGA
- a CDS encoding virulence factor produces MYAAAFDLVVADTEKHHPKGVTQAYTEIGAALADHGFRRVQGSLYVTDDENMANLFLAIQSLRSKAWFPRSVRDIRAFRIEQWSDFTSVVKA; encoded by the coding sequence ATGTACGCGGCGGCTTTCGATCTGGTGGTCGCCGATACCGAGAAACATCATCCCAAGGGTGTCACCCAGGCATACACCGAAATTGGAGCGGCACTCGCAGATCACGGCTTCCGCCGTGTGCAAGGCAGCCTGTACGTTACCGACGACGAGAACATGGCAAACCTGTTCCTGGCAATACAGTCGCTGCGATCAAAAGCATGGTTTCCAAGATCTGTGCGAGACATCCGCGCATTCCGCATTGAACAGTGGTCCGACTTTACTTCGGTGGTGAAGGCATAA
- a CDS encoding TRAP transporter small permease yields the protein MTKSPSASPRPARGGAVRLVDGVIEAAALLGVACLGIGIVATVADVLGRQVLGFQVTGTVDLTQLAVVTCAFLSLPFGFRRGAHVAVELLDDRLPPAALRALDLLAGLAGLVVMFVIAWRGWGELELALDYGSISQDLGLPLWIHRGLVVAGGALGVLACLMNMAEALGLWSRPAPAPAGASVSVNEG from the coding sequence ATGACCAAAAGCCCTTCGGCATCGCCCCGGCCCGCTCGCGGCGGTGCCGTCCGGCTGGTCGACGGTGTGATCGAGGCGGCGGCGCTGCTGGGCGTCGCCTGCCTCGGCATCGGAATCGTCGCAACGGTGGCCGATGTCCTCGGCCGCCAGGTCCTCGGCTTCCAGGTGACCGGCACCGTCGATCTCACCCAGCTTGCCGTCGTCACCTGCGCCTTCCTGTCCCTGCCCTTCGGCTTCCGCCGCGGCGCCCATGTCGCGGTCGAACTGCTCGACGACCGGCTGCCGCCCGCGGCACTGCGCGCGCTGGACCTGCTGGCGGGGCTCGCCGGGCTCGTGGTCATGTTCGTGATCGCCTGGCGCGGCTGGGGAGAGCTGGAACTGGCGCTCGATTACGGCTCGATCTCGCAGGATCTGGGCCTGCCGCTCTGGATCCATCGCGGCCTGGTCGTGGCCGGCGGGGCGCTGGGCGTGCTCGCCTGCCTGATGAACATGGCCGAGGCGCTCGGCCTCTGGTCACGTCCCGCGCCCGCCCCTGCCGGCGCCTCCGTCTCCGTCAACGAGGGCTGA
- a CDS encoding Rrf2 family transcriptional regulator — translation MPDSFDSAAIDTADPDCSGTADLPRRARPAPREAAGGSGVVRVGARAHYAVVAMVELARRRCATPTCISDIATCADIPPAYLEQLFRKLRRRGLVRSARGAAGGYCLTRAPEAISVADVVAAVEGGDGRLRGVEGRFGCGVVALWQAVDAGVRARLAQVSIADLATGHKDDHP, via the coding sequence ATGCCCGACAGCTTCGACAGTGCCGCGATCGACACCGCCGACCCCGACTGTTCCGGGACCGCCGATCTGCCCCGGCGCGCCCGCCCGGCCCCGCGGGAGGCGGCGGGCGGATCGGGCGTGGTCCGGGTGGGGGCGCGGGCGCATTACGCCGTGGTGGCGATGGTGGAGCTGGCCCGGCGGCGCTGTGCCACGCCGACCTGTATTTCCGACATCGCAACCTGTGCCGACATCCCGCCGGCCTATCTGGAACAGCTGTTCCGCAAGCTGCGCCGGCGCGGCCTGGTGCGCAGCGCCCGGGGTGCCGCCGGCGGCTATTGCCTGACCCGCGCGCCCGAGGCGATCAGCGTCGCCGATGTGGTGGCCGCGGTCGAGGGCGGGGACGGCCGGCTGCGGGGGGTGGAGGGCCGGTTCGGCTGCGGCGTGGTCGCCCTCTGGCAGGCCGTCGATGCCGGGGTTCGCGCCCGGCTCGCCCAGGTCAGCATCGCCGATCTGGCCACAGGCCATAAGGATGACCACCCGTGA
- the maiA gene encoding maleylacetoacetate isomerase produces MTVEPDTTGPDTVFHGYFRSSAAYRCRIAFNLKGFTPTQRFVHLRKGEQKSAAYKALSPAGLVPALETPRGVLTQSLAIIEWLDETMPDPALLPADAWTRAKARAFAQTIACDIHPVNNLRILGYLKNPLGHDQATVDSWYRHWIAEGLSAAEALAQDAGGRGPFLFGDRPGLADICLVPQLYNARRFACPLDAYPRLLAVEAACNALPAFADAAPDLQPDAEG; encoded by the coding sequence ATGACCGTCGAACCCGATACCACCGGACCCGACACCGTCTTCCACGGCTATTTCCGCTCGTCTGCCGCCTATCGCTGCCGGATCGCCTTCAACCTGAAGGGCTTTACGCCCACGCAGCGCTTCGTGCATCTGCGCAAGGGCGAACAGAAGAGCGCGGCCTATAAGGCGCTCTCACCCGCAGGGCTGGTGCCGGCACTGGAAACGCCCCGGGGCGTGCTGACCCAGTCGCTCGCGATCATCGAATGGCTCGACGAGACCATGCCCGATCCGGCGCTGCTGCCGGCGGATGCCTGGACGCGCGCCAAGGCCCGCGCCTTCGCCCAGACCATCGCCTGCGACATCCACCCGGTGAACAATCTGCGGATCCTGGGCTATCTCAAAAACCCGCTCGGCCATGACCAGGCGACGGTCGACAGCTGGTACCGCCACTGGATCGCCGAGGGCCTGAGTGCCGCCGAGGCGCTGGCGCAGGATGCCGGCGGACGCGGTCCCTTCCTGTTCGGCGACAGGCCGGGCCTGGCCGACATCTGCCTGGTGCCCCAGCTCTACAATGCCCGCCGCTTCGCCTGCCCGCTGGACGCCTATCCGCGGCTGCTGGCGGTGGAAGCGGCCTGCAACGCCCTGCCCGCCTTCGCGGATGCCGCTCCCGATCTGCAGCCGGACGCCGAGGGCTGA
- the cysE gene encoding serine O-acetyltransferase has product MFKSLKREIDVVFDRDPAVRSRLEVILCYPGFHAIMIYRVANWLWRRNFKLLGRWVSHLGRFLTAIEIHPGATIGHGFFIDHGMGVVIGETTEIADNVTLYQGVTLGGTSWEKGKRHPTVLEGTIVGAGAKVLGPITVGADARIGSNAVVVKDVPPGATVVGIPGRIVKARGGLDEEMRRFDAYAIGTPDLPDPMARIVDGLLSEVQRLSARVSELEAGLDPEGHARAVTDAEARIHRLPGAGDRR; this is encoded by the coding sequence ATGTTCAAGAGCCTGAAACGCGAGATCGACGTGGTGTTCGATCGCGACCCCGCAGTGCGCAGCCGGCTGGAGGTGATTCTCTGCTATCCCGGCTTCCACGCGATCATGATCTATCGCGTCGCGAACTGGCTGTGGCGGCGGAATTTCAAGCTGCTCGGCCGCTGGGTGTCGCATCTGGGCCGTTTCCTGACCGCGATCGAAATCCATCCCGGCGCCACCATCGGCCATGGCTTCTTCATCGACCACGGCATGGGCGTGGTGATCGGTGAGACGACCGAGATCGCCGACAACGTCACTCTCTATCAGGGCGTCACCCTGGGCGGGACCAGCTGGGAGAAGGGCAAGCGCCATCCCACCGTGCTGGAAGGCACCATCGTCGGTGCCGGCGCCAAGGTGCTGGGGCCGATCACGGTCGGCGCCGATGCCCGCATCGGCTCCAACGCCGTGGTGGTGAAAGACGTTCCCCCGGGGGCGACGGTGGTCGGCATTCCGGGCCGGATCGTCAAGGCCCGCGGCGGGCTGGACGAAGAGATGCGCCGCTTCGATGCCTATGCGATCGGCACCCCCGACCTGCCGGACCCGATGGCGCGGATCGTCGACGGGCTGTTGAGCGAGGTTCAGCGCCTGTCCGCCCGCGTGAGCGAGCTGGAGGCCGGGCTCGACCCCGAGGGCCATGCCCGTGCCGTCACCGATGCCGAGGCCCGGATTCACCGCCTGCCTGGGGCCGGCGACCGCCGCTGA
- a CDS encoding cysteine desulfurase family protein, with amino-acid sequence MTRTMRHFLDHNAGAPLLPAARARMIEVLDLAGNPSSIHAEGRAARAVVEQARAEIAALCGTRPDRVLFTSGGTESNAWMLHQAEPGRRAVSAVEHDSVLAADPQAPRIPVDGQGVVHPDAVAAVLDRLPDGGAGALVAVMAVNNETGVIQPVAEIAALVHARGGRIACDAVQAAGRLDLGTLCGAVDFLSLSAHKIGGPKGVGALVAGPEVEPAALIAGGQEFRRRGGTENLAGIAGFGAAAAALGATDLAAEGRRLAALRDRIEAALAAAAPDAVFPGRDAACGRVANTLSVVLPGIAAETQVMRMDLAGIAVSAGSACSSGKVTASPVLAAMGLGDLAGQALRVSLGAGSTADDAEAFIAAWCRMAARRARAAE; translated from the coding sequence GTGACGCGCACCATGCGCCATTTCCTCGATCACAATGCCGGCGCGCCGCTGCTGCCGGCGGCGCGGGCGCGGATGATCGAGGTGCTGGATCTGGCCGGCAACCCGTCTTCGATTCATGCCGAGGGCCGCGCCGCCCGGGCGGTGGTGGAGCAGGCCAGGGCCGAGATCGCGGCCCTTTGCGGCACCCGGCCCGACCGGGTGCTGTTCACCTCGGGCGGCACCGAATCCAATGCCTGGATGCTGCATCAGGCGGAACCCGGCCGGCGTGCGGTTTCGGCCGTGGAGCATGACAGCGTGCTGGCGGCCGATCCCCAGGCCCCGCGCATTCCGGTGGATGGCCAGGGCGTGGTCCACCCGGATGCAGTGGCGGCCGTGCTCGACCGTCTGCCGGATGGCGGCGCCGGCGCGCTGGTCGCGGTGATGGCGGTCAACAACGAGACCGGGGTCATTCAGCCGGTGGCGGAGATCGCGGCGCTGGTGCATGCCCGGGGCGGGCGGATCGCCTGCGATGCCGTGCAGGCGGCCGGGCGGCTCGACCTCGGAACCTTGTGTGGCGCGGTCGATTTCCTGTCACTCTCCGCCCATAAGATCGGTGGCCCCAAGGGTGTGGGGGCACTGGTGGCGGGGCCGGAGGTCGAACCTGCGGCGCTGATCGCGGGCGGGCAGGAATTTCGCCGGCGCGGCGGCACCGAGAACCTGGCCGGCATTGCCGGTTTCGGGGCGGCGGCCGCGGCGCTCGGCGCCACGGATCTGGCCGCCGAAGGGCGGCGCCTGGCGGCGCTTCGCGACCGGATCGAGGCGGCCCTGGCCGCAGCGGCGCCGGATGCCGTCTTTCCGGGGCGGGATGCGGCCTGTGGCCGGGTGGCCAACACCCTGTCGGTGGTGCTGCCGGGCATCGCCGCCGAGACCCAGGTGATGCGGATGGATCTGGCCGGAATCGCGGTCTCGGCCGGCTCTGCCTGTTCCTCGGGCAAGGTGACGGCAAGCCCGGTGCTGGCCGCGATGGGGCTGGGCGATCTGGCCGGCCAGGCGCTTCGGGTCAGCCTGGGGGCCGGCAGCACGGCCGATGATGCCGAGGCCTTCATCGCCGCCTGGTGCCGCATGGCGGCCCGGCGCGCCAGGGCAGCCGAATGA